A single Micromonospora luteifusca DNA region contains:
- a CDS encoding Gfo/Idh/MocA family protein, which translates to MTRWGILATGHIASRFAEDLRLVPDAELVAVGSRAEESARRFADTYGAKRAYGSWVELAADPEVDAIYVATPHSAHYEAAMTCLTAGRAVLLEKPFTLDLATSTELVDTARAAGVFLMEAMWMRTNPLILRAAELIAEGAIGTVSSVRADFGVPGPFPPEHRMRSAVLGGGALLDLGIYPISLAHLLLGVPQHIRSWAKLGPEGTDENTGILFGYDTGALAALSCGMVGSSELSASITGSTGRIDLPEPFFRPGSLTLHRAGAEPETITADGAGNGYQYEAIEVQRCLAAGLTESPLVPHAATLEVMALLDAVREQIGVRYA; encoded by the coding sequence ATGACTCGTTGGGGCATCCTGGCCACCGGCCACATCGCCAGCCGTTTCGCCGAAGACCTCCGGCTGGTGCCGGACGCCGAACTGGTCGCGGTCGGCTCCCGTGCCGAGGAGAGCGCGCGGCGCTTCGCCGACACGTACGGCGCGAAGCGCGCGTACGGCTCCTGGGTGGAGTTGGCCGCCGACCCGGAGGTCGACGCGATCTACGTGGCGACTCCGCATTCGGCGCACTACGAGGCGGCGATGACCTGCCTGACCGCCGGCCGCGCGGTGCTGCTGGAGAAGCCGTTCACCCTCGACCTGGCCACCAGCACCGAGTTGGTCGACACCGCCCGCGCCGCCGGGGTCTTCCTGATGGAGGCCATGTGGATGCGGACCAACCCGCTGATCCTGCGCGCGGCTGAGCTGATCGCGGAGGGTGCCATCGGCACGGTGAGCAGCGTCCGGGCCGACTTCGGGGTTCCCGGGCCGTTCCCGCCGGAGCACCGGATGCGGTCCGCTGTGCTGGGCGGGGGTGCCCTGCTCGACCTGGGGATCTATCCGATCAGCCTGGCCCACCTGCTGCTCGGCGTGCCACAACACATCCGGTCCTGGGCGAAGCTCGGCCCGGAGGGCACCGATGAGAACACCGGCATCCTGTTCGGCTACGACACCGGTGCTCTGGCCGCGCTGAGCTGCGGCATGGTGGGGTCGAGTGAGCTGTCCGCCTCGATCACCGGCAGCACGGGCCGGATCGACCTGCCGGAGCCGTTCTTCCGGCCGGGTTCGCTGACCCTGCATCGGGCCGGCGCGGAGCCGGAGACGATCACCGCCGACGGAGCCGGCAACGGCTACCAGTACGAGGCGATCGAGGTGCAGCGCTGCCTCGCCGCCGGGCTCACCGAGAGCCCGCTGGTGCCGCACGCCGCCACCCTCGAGGTGATGGCGCTACTGGACGCGGTCCGCGAACAGATCGGCGTGCGCTACGCGTGA
- a CDS encoding inorganic phosphate transporter — MTFTPELIAVLAVIAVALAFDYTNGFHDAANAIATSVSTRALTPRIALGLAAVGNFVGAHFGAGVAKTVGDGLVTLPTGVSSLGVVFAGVLGAIAWNLITWYFGLPSSSSHALFGGLVGATLVSTGGIVQWANIGEKVLLPMVLSPIVGLTLGYLLMLAILWLFRKGQPGKLNRGFRWAQTASAAAMSVGHGMQDAAKTMGIVVLALYTGGFQESKTHIPGWVFWTSATMLALGTYAGGWRIIRTLGRKIIDLGPPEGFAAETVASAVLYFNALVLKAPISTTHTITSAIMGVGATKRLSAVRWNVAGNIVLAWIITFPAAALIACVTYLVVRPLFG, encoded by the coding sequence GTGACTTTCACCCCCGAACTCATCGCCGTCCTGGCGGTGATCGCGGTGGCCCTGGCGTTCGACTACACCAACGGCTTCCACGACGCCGCCAACGCGATCGCGACAAGCGTCTCCACCCGGGCGCTGACACCCCGGATCGCCCTGGGGCTCGCCGCGGTCGGCAACTTCGTCGGCGCGCACTTCGGCGCCGGGGTGGCCAAGACCGTCGGTGACGGACTGGTGACCCTCCCCACCGGGGTGAGCAGCCTCGGAGTGGTCTTTGCCGGGGTACTCGGCGCGATCGCCTGGAACCTCATCACCTGGTACTTCGGTCTGCCGTCGTCGTCCTCGCACGCGCTCTTCGGTGGCCTGGTCGGCGCGACCCTGGTCTCCACCGGCGGCATCGTGCAGTGGGCCAACATCGGCGAGAAGGTGCTGCTGCCGATGGTGCTGTCGCCGATCGTCGGCCTCACCCTCGGCTACCTGCTGATGCTGGCCATCCTCTGGCTGTTCCGGAAGGGGCAGCCGGGCAAGCTAAACCGGGGCTTCCGCTGGGCGCAGACCGCGTCGGCGGCCGCCATGTCGGTCGGCCACGGCATGCAGGATGCCGCCAAGACCATGGGCATCGTGGTGCTGGCGCTCTACACCGGCGGGTTCCAGGAGAGCAAGACGCACATCCCGGGCTGGGTGTTCTGGACGTCGGCGACCATGCTGGCCCTCGGCACGTACGCCGGTGGTTGGCGGATCATCCGCACCCTCGGTCGTAAGATCATCGACCTGGGGCCGCCGGAGGGCTTCGCCGCCGAGACGGTTGCCAGCGCGGTGCTCTACTTCAACGCCCTGGTGCTGAAGGCGCCGATCTCCACCACGCACACGATCACATCGGCGATCATGGGCGTGGGCGCGACCAAGCGGCTCTCCGCGGTCCGCTGGAACGTCGCCGGCAACATCGTGCTCGCCTGGATCATCACGTTCCCGGCCGCCGCGCTGATCGCCTGTGTCACCTACCTGGTGGTCCGGCCGCTGTTCGGCTGA
- a CDS encoding DUF47 domain-containing protein yields the protein MKFSFRPTEGAFYELFTRAAQNLVRGTALLNELALPGVDVQSVSERLTEVEHDSDQITHDLYKKINSTFITPFDREDIYRLGSLLDDVMDHLEAVGDLLYLYGLTELPALPRELHEMVNVLDQQAKLTADAMPRLKSMKDLEDYWIECNRLENEGDRINRQLLVRLFSGEYDALTVLKMKEVADELEAACDAFEHVANTVETIAVKES from the coding sequence GTGAAGTTTTCCTTCCGCCCCACCGAGGGCGCCTTCTATGAGCTCTTCACCAGGGCCGCGCAGAACCTGGTCCGCGGCACCGCGCTGCTCAACGAGCTGGCCCTGCCCGGCGTGGATGTGCAGTCTGTCAGCGAGCGGCTGACCGAGGTCGAGCACGACAGCGACCAGATCACCCACGACCTGTACAAGAAGATCAACTCGACCTTCATCACCCCGTTCGACCGGGAGGACATCTACCGGCTCGGCTCGCTGCTCGACGACGTGATGGATCACCTGGAGGCGGTCGGCGACCTGCTCTACCTGTACGGGTTGACCGAGCTGCCGGCACTGCCCCGCGAGCTGCACGAGATGGTCAACGTGCTCGACCAGCAGGCCAAGCTGACCGCCGACGCGATGCCCCGGCTGAAGTCGATGAAGGATCTCGAGGACTACTGGATCGAGTGCAACCGGCTGGAGAACGAGGGCGACCGGATCAACCGGCAGTTGCTCGTCCGACTGTTCTCCGGCGAGTACGACGCGTTGACGGTGCTGAAGATGAAGGAGGTCGCCGACGAGTTGGAGGCCGCCTGCGACGCCTTCGAGCACGTGGCCAACACGGTCGAGACCATCGCCGTCAAGGAGTCCTGA
- a CDS encoding PPK2 family polyphosphate kinase, with translation MSAPQQGRIVAPDGGSVRELLRVGAPVDLGAIDPRSTPGLPSTAGRGEHRKAWAREQVALVGGELGRQQEMLFAMAKTGLDRPARRVLLVLQAMDCGGKDGTIKRVAGAMNPLGLHIRSFGPPTRQELRHDFLWRIRRELPPPGYVGMFNRSQYEDVLIARVGSLVPEATWRARYDEINSFERELTEGHLTLIKVMLHISYAEQGKRLLERLTDPRKHWKYNPSDVDSRSHWDDYQTAYAEALSRCGTDAAPWFVVPADRKWYRDWAVAHLLRETFDTLGLGYPAADFDVERERERLSAGGAGAGGTAEMNSR, from the coding sequence ATGAGTGCACCCCAGCAAGGGCGGATCGTGGCACCCGACGGCGGCTCGGTACGGGAACTGCTGCGGGTCGGCGCACCTGTGGATCTCGGCGCGATCGATCCACGGTCCACGCCCGGCCTGCCGAGCACGGCCGGGCGCGGCGAGCACCGTAAGGCCTGGGCACGAGAGCAGGTGGCGCTGGTCGGCGGCGAGTTGGGCCGACAGCAGGAGATGCTCTTCGCGATGGCCAAGACCGGGCTGGACCGGCCGGCACGTCGGGTGCTGCTGGTGCTCCAGGCGATGGACTGCGGCGGCAAGGACGGCACGATCAAGCGGGTGGCCGGCGCGATGAACCCGCTGGGCCTGCACATCCGCTCGTTCGGGCCGCCGACCCGCCAGGAGTTGCGGCACGACTTCCTCTGGCGGATCCGTCGCGAGTTGCCGCCGCCCGGGTACGTGGGGATGTTCAACCGCTCGCAGTACGAGGACGTGCTGATCGCCCGGGTCGGCTCGCTGGTGCCGGAGGCGACCTGGCGGGCTCGCTACGACGAGATCAACTCGTTCGAGCGGGAGTTGACCGAGGGCCACCTGACCCTGATCAAGGTGATGCTGCACATCTCGTACGCCGAGCAGGGCAAGCGCCTGCTGGAACGGCTCACCGACCCGCGCAAACACTGGAAGTACAACCCGTCCGACGTCGACTCCCGGTCCCACTGGGACGACTACCAGACCGCGTACGCCGAAGCACTCAGCCGGTGCGGCACGGACGCCGCGCCCTGGTTCGTGGTGCCGGCGGACCGCAAGTGGTACCGGGACTGGGCGGTGGCCCATCTGCTGCGTGAGACGTTCGACACCCTCGGCTTGGGGTATCCGGCTGCCGATTTTGACGTCGAGCGGGAGCGGGAGCGGCTGTCCGCTGGGGGAGCGGGTGCGGGTGGGACGGCCGAGATGAACAGCAGATGA
- the sigJ gene encoding RNA polymerase sigma factor SigJ, whose translation MQDLATEFETERGRLLAVAHRMLGSRSEAEDAVQETWLRYAGALAAPAARAEIRELSAWLTTTCGRICLDVLRSARVRREAYPGQWLPEPVVSQLGAGSPTDGYAPDPEERAVRTDQVGTALLVVLERLTPEQRVALVLHDVFAVPFARVADVLGTTDVAARQLAVRARRAVTAPDVPRHTADPGEQRRVLEAFVAATDSGELDQLLKVLAPDVVFAGDSGGHFPTARQPVLGADAVGRFALGLFGQAGRYAGRVLARPVLVDGVLGLQMEAVHSDGRPIRLVTAFAVDQGRVTAIYNQLNPEKLADLPPLGDDDRWPPRW comes from the coding sequence GTGCAGGACCTGGCGACGGAGTTCGAGACCGAGCGAGGGCGGCTGCTCGCGGTGGCCCACCGGATGCTGGGCAGTCGCAGTGAGGCCGAGGACGCGGTGCAGGAGACCTGGCTGCGCTACGCCGGGGCGCTCGCCGCCCCGGCGGCCCGCGCCGAGATCCGCGAACTGTCCGCGTGGCTGACCACCACCTGCGGTCGGATCTGCCTGGACGTGCTCCGCTCGGCCCGGGTCCGGCGGGAGGCGTACCCCGGGCAGTGGCTGCCGGAGCCGGTGGTGAGCCAGTTGGGCGCTGGGTCGCCGACGGACGGGTACGCACCTGACCCGGAGGAGCGGGCGGTCCGCACCGACCAGGTCGGCACGGCTCTGCTTGTGGTGTTGGAGCGGCTCACACCGGAGCAGCGGGTCGCCCTCGTGCTGCACGACGTGTTCGCGGTGCCGTTCGCCCGGGTCGCCGACGTGCTCGGCACCACCGACGTGGCCGCTCGGCAGCTCGCCGTCCGTGCACGTCGGGCGGTCACCGCGCCGGACGTACCCCGGCACACCGCTGACCCGGGCGAGCAGCGCCGGGTGCTCGAAGCGTTCGTCGCCGCCACCGATTCCGGTGAGCTGGACCAACTGCTCAAGGTGCTCGCGCCGGACGTGGTCTTCGCCGGTGACTCGGGCGGGCACTTCCCCACGGCCCGCCAGCCGGTGCTCGGCGCGGACGCCGTGGGTCGCTTCGCCCTGGGCCTCTTCGGCCAGGCCGGCCGGTACGCCGGCCGGGTGCTGGCCCGGCCCGTGCTCGTCGACGGCGTGCTCGGCCTGCAGATGGAGGCGGTGCACAGTGACGGGCGGCCGATCCGCCTGGTCACCGCCTTCGCGGTGGACCAGGGCCGGGTCACCGCCATCTACAACCAGCTCAACCCGGAGAAACTGGCCGACCTGCCGCCGCTTGGTGACGACGACCGCTGGCCACCGCGCTGGTGA
- a CDS encoding DUF402 domain-containing protein — protein sequence MPSDMVRVIYRKYDGSAHRDYPARRLTEDDLGVWLGVPQGTESVYHGRPSVEKIPFVLLVPHRAWWTAMFNPPPRTSEVYCDIATPAHWESDDTVHLIDLDLDVVRRRATGLVELLDEDEFAEHRARFGYPDDVVVEAEAAAQRLFGALGDGTEPFATSYRKWLALVV from the coding sequence ATGCCGAGCGACATGGTCCGAGTGATCTACCGCAAGTACGACGGCAGCGCCCACCGCGACTACCCGGCCCGCCGGCTCACCGAGGACGACCTCGGCGTCTGGCTCGGCGTGCCGCAGGGCACCGAGTCGGTCTACCACGGCCGGCCGTCGGTGGAGAAGATCCCGTTCGTGCTGCTGGTGCCGCATCGCGCCTGGTGGACGGCCATGTTCAACCCACCGCCCCGCACCAGCGAGGTCTACTGCGACATCGCCACCCCGGCCCACTGGGAATCCGACGACACGGTCCACCTGATCGACCTGGACCTGGACGTCGTCCGGCGTCGCGCCACCGGCCTGGTGGAGTTGCTCGACGAGGACGAGTTCGCCGAGCACCGGGCACGATTCGGCTACCCGGACGACGTGGTGGTCGAGGCCGAAGCCGCAGCCCAGCGGTTGTTCGGGGCGCTCGGCGACGGCACCGAGCCGTTCGCCACCTCGTACCGCAAGTGGTTGGCCCTGGTGGTTTGA
- a CDS encoding ATP-dependent DNA helicase: protein MGAARVGGGGYRRTVTPPRTATGSATPSARAGSRRRGARPSGTELLAAAVGAVPGGAERPGQQQMTTAIEECVAGGEHLLVQAGTGTGKSLAYLAPALTVDGPVVVSTATLALQSQLVDHDLPRLADAVEPLLGRRPTFAVLKGRHHYLCLARLDNSTEEEPEDTLFDAPAARPGGGTKWLGEAGRLGKQVERLRDWAERTATGDRDELDPGVDDQAWRLVSMPARECVGAARCPFGQECFAEASRARAREADIVVTNHSLLAVDMLADRHIVPPHKLLIVDEAHELADRVSSAAQAELVPELIDRTTRRARPLLRPETADALTAAGDALAVGLAEAPAGRITAGLPTPLREACTLLDAATRSALDAIGDIKSDDPDPVRKQQAKAALDELSTTAQRLLEEADHDVAWVEKNDSGNRRALVVAPLSVAGTLATHLYDERTVVATSATLALGGRFDTVARALGLDAPPPAPPSAAAAALAARTGPGRPAAEAPGRRLAGDVTPNAVVPATEGPGWRSLDVGSPFDYARQGILYVAAHLPRPSVSGLPDAAGEELLELVGALGGRTLGLFSSRRAAQQAAELLRARTDLPVLLQGEEALPLLVRRFREERASCLFGVMSLWQGVDVPGDACQLVVIDRLPFPRPDEPLAAARAAAVDAGGGSGFAAVSVPIAAVRLAQGVGRLIRATGDRGVVAVLDSRLETARGYGPFLRRSLPPFWYTTRPEVARGALERLAKS from the coding sequence ATGGGCGCAGCCCGTGTCGGCGGCGGCGGGTACCGTCGCACGGTGACTCCGCCCCGCACCGCCACCGGTTCCGCCACCCCATCGGCCCGTGCCGGGAGCCGGCGGCGGGGCGCCCGGCCCAGTGGCACGGAGTTGCTGGCGGCGGCGGTCGGCGCGGTCCCGGGCGGCGCGGAACGCCCCGGCCAGCAGCAGATGACCACGGCCATCGAGGAGTGCGTGGCCGGCGGCGAGCATCTGCTCGTGCAGGCGGGCACCGGCACCGGCAAGTCGTTGGCCTACCTCGCGCCGGCGCTCACCGTGGACGGCCCGGTAGTGGTCTCCACCGCGACCCTGGCGTTGCAGTCCCAGTTGGTCGACCACGATCTGCCCCGGCTGGCCGACGCGGTGGAGCCGCTGCTGGGCCGCCGGCCCACCTTCGCGGTGCTCAAGGGTCGCCACCACTACCTCTGCCTTGCCCGACTGGACAACTCCACCGAGGAGGAACCGGAGGACACCCTCTTCGACGCCCCCGCGGCTCGCCCCGGCGGCGGGACGAAGTGGCTCGGTGAGGCAGGCCGGTTGGGCAAGCAGGTCGAGCGGCTGCGTGACTGGGCCGAACGGACGGCCACCGGCGACCGGGACGAGCTGGACCCAGGCGTCGACGATCAGGCCTGGCGGCTGGTGTCGATGCCGGCCCGGGAGTGCGTCGGGGCGGCCCGCTGCCCGTTCGGGCAGGAGTGCTTCGCCGAAGCTTCGCGGGCCCGGGCCCGCGAGGCCGACATCGTGGTGACCAACCACAGCCTGCTCGCGGTCGACATGCTCGCCGACCGGCACATCGTGCCGCCGCACAAGCTGCTCATCGTCGACGAGGCGCACGAGCTCGCCGACCGGGTCTCCTCCGCGGCCCAGGCCGAGCTGGTGCCGGAGCTGATCGACCGGACCACCCGGCGGGCACGCCCGCTGCTGCGGCCGGAGACCGCCGACGCGCTCACCGCCGCCGGCGACGCCCTCGCGGTCGGGCTGGCCGAGGCGCCGGCCGGGCGGATCACCGCCGGGCTGCCGACACCGCTGCGGGAAGCGTGCACGCTGCTCGACGCGGCGACCCGGTCCGCCCTGGACGCGATCGGTGACATCAAGTCCGACGATCCCGACCCGGTCCGCAAGCAGCAGGCCAAGGCAGCGCTCGACGAACTCTCCACCACCGCACAGCGCCTCCTGGAGGAGGCCGACCACGACGTGGCCTGGGTGGAGAAGAACGACAGCGGCAACCGCCGGGCCCTGGTCGTCGCGCCGCTGTCGGTGGCCGGCACCCTCGCCACCCACCTGTACGACGAACGCACCGTCGTCGCCACCTCGGCGACCCTGGCGCTGGGCGGCCGGTTCGACACGGTGGCCCGCGCCCTCGGGCTGGACGCGCCGCCACCCGCCCCGCCGTCCGCCGCCGCAGCCGCACTGGCGGCCCGCACCGGCCCGGGCCGCCCGGCCGCCGAGGCGCCGGGCCGTCGCCTGGCCGGCGACGTCACACCGAATGCCGTCGTACCGGCCACCGAAGGCCCCGGTTGGCGGTCGCTCGACGTTGGTTCGCCGTTCGACTACGCCCGGCAGGGCATCCTGTACGTCGCCGCGCACCTGCCCCGGCCCAGCGTCTCCGGGCTACCCGACGCCGCTGGGGAGGAGCTGCTCGAGCTGGTCGGAGCGCTCGGTGGTCGTACTCTCGGGCTCTTCTCCTCCCGGCGGGCCGCGCAGCAGGCGGCGGAGCTGCTCCGCGCGCGGACCGACCTGCCGGTGCTGTTGCAGGGCGAGGAGGCCCTGCCACTGCTGGTCCGCCGCTTCCGGGAGGAACGTGCCAGCTGTCTGTTCGGGGTGATGTCGCTCTGGCAGGGGGTGGATGTGCCGGGTGACGCCTGTCAGCTCGTGGTCATCGACCGGCTGCCCTTCCCGCGACCGGACGAGCCGCTTGCGGCGGCTCGTGCCGCCGCCGTGGATGCGGGCGGCGGCTCCGGCTTCGCTGCGGTCAGCGTGCCGATCGCGGCGGTACGGCTGGCTCAGGGCGTGGGCCGGTTGATCCGGGCGACCGGCGACCGGGGCGTCGTCGCGGTGCTCGACTCCCGACTGGAGACGGCCCGGGGCTACGGGCCGTTCCTGCGCCGCTCGTTGCCGCCGTTCTGGTACACCACCCGCCCCGAGGTGGCGAGAGGCGCCCTGGAACGCCTGGCCAAGTCCTGA
- a CDS encoding AI-2E family transporter → MLSDLLSWADRLFCQEVRLSRFERVRGRLRRAYQSRKESARADQRTSSEELTDVSEAARLASPAVPGPTAPPSAAVYGAEAPLDLHSSTASRDDADVPHGLRIAAAWCWRLIVIGVVAWALLRIVGTIKIVIIPLAIALLLSALLAPAVGWLLRARLPRSLATAVVLVGGLVAVIGTLTLVVNEFIRGVPELSEKSSEGVRQIQNWLKTGPLHLSDTQLDRYIDEAQAWINDNTSKFTSGALSTAATLAEVLTGTLLVLFATFFFLRDGNRIWRFLVRLLPVAARWKVDDAGRASWHTLGAYVRATVLVAFIDAVGIGIFLVIFDVPFAFPLAALVFLGAFIPIVGAALSGGVAVLVALVDSGPVTALIILGAVIGVQQIEGHVLQPLIMGRAVALHPLAVIIGIAAGVVLAGITGALVSVPLIAVLNTAIRRLAARRVPDTPPDAVVVASQAP, encoded by the coding sequence ATGCTGTCCGACCTGTTGTCGTGGGCGGACCGGCTTTTCTGCCAGGAGGTGCGCTTGAGCCGCTTCGAGCGGGTACGCGGGCGGCTCCGCCGCGCCTACCAGTCGCGGAAGGAGTCGGCGCGCGCCGACCAGCGCACGTCGAGTGAAGAGTTGACCGACGTGTCGGAGGCGGCCCGGCTGGCGTCGCCGGCGGTGCCGGGGCCGACCGCACCGCCGAGCGCCGCGGTCTACGGCGCGGAAGCCCCGCTGGACCTGCACAGCTCGACCGCCAGCCGGGACGACGCCGACGTCCCGCACGGGCTGCGGATCGCCGCCGCGTGGTGCTGGCGACTGATCGTGATCGGTGTGGTGGCCTGGGCCCTGCTCAGGATCGTCGGCACGATCAAGATCGTGATCATTCCGCTGGCGATCGCGCTGCTGCTCTCCGCGCTGCTCGCACCGGCGGTGGGCTGGCTGCTGCGCGCCCGACTGCCCCGCTCGCTGGCGACGGCAGTGGTGCTGGTCGGCGGCCTGGTCGCGGTGATCGGCACCCTGACGCTGGTGGTCAACGAGTTCATCCGCGGTGTGCCCGAGCTGAGCGAGAAGTCGTCGGAGGGTGTCCGCCAGATCCAGAACTGGCTGAAGACCGGCCCGCTGCACCTCTCCGACACGCAGCTCGACCGCTACATCGACGAGGCACAGGCCTGGATCAACGACAACACCTCGAAGTTCACCAGCGGGGCGCTGAGCACTGCCGCGACGCTGGCCGAGGTGCTGACCGGCACGCTCCTGGTGCTCTTCGCCACGTTCTTCTTCCTGCGCGACGGCAACCGGATCTGGCGCTTCCTGGTTCGGCTGCTGCCGGTCGCTGCCCGGTGGAAGGTCGACGACGCCGGCCGCGCCTCCTGGCACACGCTCGGCGCCTACGTCCGAGCGACCGTGCTGGTGGCCTTCATCGACGCGGTCGGCATCGGCATCTTCCTGGTCATCTTCGACGTCCCGTTCGCCTTCCCGCTGGCCGCGCTGGTCTTCCTCGGCGCGTTCATCCCGATCGTCGGTGCGGCGCTCTCCGGTGGTGTGGCGGTGCTGGTGGCGCTTGTCGACAGCGGCCCGGTCACCGCGTTGATCATCTTGGGCGCGGTGATCGGTGTGCAGCAGATCGAGGGGCACGTGCTCCAACCGCTGATCATGGGACGGGCGGTCGCCCTCCACCCGCTCGCCGTGATCATCGGAATCGCCGCCGGTGTCGTACTCGCCGGCATCACCGGCGCGCTGGTCTCCGTGCCGCTCATCGCGGTACTTAACACCGCGATCCGCAGGCTTGCCGCTCGAAGGGTTCCGGACACCCCGCCCGACGCCGTGGTCGTCGCCTCCCAGGCCCCCTAG
- a CDS encoding GroES family chaperonin, translating into MTADNDLDTGLPIRMLHDRVLVRMEGSEGERRSTAGIVIPATAAVGKRLAWATAVGVGPNVRAIVSGDRVLFDPDDRSEVELHGRGYVLLRERDVHAVAAERIENDPTGLYL; encoded by the coding sequence GTGACCGCCGACAACGATCTCGACACCGGCCTGCCGATCCGCATGCTGCACGACCGCGTGCTGGTGCGGATGGAGGGCAGCGAGGGCGAGCGGCGCTCCACCGCCGGCATCGTCATCCCGGCGACCGCCGCGGTCGGCAAGCGCCTCGCCTGGGCCACCGCGGTCGGGGTGGGGCCGAACGTCCGCGCCATCGTCTCCGGCGACCGGGTGCTCTTCGACCCGGACGACCGCTCCGAGGTCGAGCTGCACGGCCGTGGGTACGTGCTGCTGCGGGAGCGGGACGTGCACGCCGTGGCCGCCGAGCGGATCGAGAACGATCCCACCGGCCTCTACCTCTGA
- a CDS encoding PrsW family intramembrane metalloprotease — translation MRPDQPAADGYADRMADTPPGSPLPSSPASTAPSVGEAPRMPLRRLGWRRFLVLAGVVLFIAACAVFMVFTLGQSLGAQALLIGVAAAILPVPVLVACFLWLDRYEPEPLKYLVFCFAWGAFVSTAASLTVNDFAASRFDDWGLPSALTGVLVAPFVEELTKALGPILLLVFRRREWSGITDGLVYCGLSAVGFAMVENILYLGGLGYASGADRYGPATGIQQVISIFILRILLFGFAHPLFTSMTGIGLGIAARTADRRVRVLAPIAGLLLAMMLHGTWNLLPTLTQVTGEALIMLYGFLGLMVPVFFGTVGLAVWLRAWEGRLTERTLPDYVRAGWLSPPEVAALSSLGRRHAARSWARRVAGDAGVRAMRGYQSAATRLALLRDGTLRGLDRKPADQERTAREERELLDTISAYRSFFVGRDPQAPTGVWDGSRYHLRFPDGTQRSVDAPDEPVVPIPVVLAPAPPPVGYAPPGWPGLRPAAPWPPGHP, via the coding sequence ATGCGCCCGGACCAGCCGGCAGCGGATGGCTACGCTGACCGCATGGCCGACACCCCGCCCGGTTCACCTCTGCCGTCGTCGCCCGCATCCACGGCCCCGTCCGTCGGCGAGGCACCCCGGATGCCGTTGCGCCGACTGGGCTGGCGACGGTTCCTGGTGCTGGCCGGGGTAGTGCTGTTCATCGCCGCCTGCGCGGTGTTCATGGTCTTCACGCTCGGCCAGTCGCTCGGCGCGCAGGCTCTGCTGATCGGGGTGGCCGCCGCCATTCTGCCGGTGCCGGTGCTGGTCGCCTGCTTCCTCTGGCTGGACCGGTACGAACCGGAGCCCTTGAAATATCTGGTCTTCTGCTTCGCCTGGGGGGCGTTCGTCTCCACCGCCGCCTCGCTCACGGTGAACGACTTCGCCGCGAGCCGCTTCGACGACTGGGGCCTGCCGTCCGCGCTCACCGGGGTGCTGGTGGCGCCGTTCGTCGAAGAGCTGACCAAGGCACTGGGCCCGATCCTGCTGCTGGTGTTCCGCCGTCGTGAGTGGTCCGGGATCACCGACGGCCTGGTCTACTGCGGGCTGTCCGCGGTCGGCTTCGCGATGGTGGAGAACATCCTCTACCTGGGCGGGCTGGGCTACGCGTCCGGTGCCGACCGTTATGGCCCGGCGACGGGCATCCAGCAGGTGATTTCGATCTTCATTCTGCGGATCCTGTTGTTCGGGTTCGCCCATCCGCTCTTCACCTCGATGACCGGTATCGGGCTGGGCATCGCGGCGCGGACGGCCGACCGGAGGGTGCGGGTGCTCGCCCCGATCGCCGGCCTGCTGCTGGCGATGATGCTGCACGGCACGTGGAACCTGCTGCCCACGCTGACCCAGGTCACCGGCGAAGCGTTGATCATGCTGTACGGCTTCCTGGGCCTGATGGTGCCGGTCTTCTTCGGCACCGTGGGATTGGCGGTGTGGCTGCGCGCCTGGGAGGGGCGGCTCACCGAGCGGACATTGCCCGACTACGTCCGTGCCGGTTGGCTGAGCCCACCCGAGGTGGCTGCGTTGAGCAGCCTCGGCAGGCGGCACGCGGCCCGCAGTTGGGCGCGGCGGGTGGCCGGCGACGCCGGGGTGCGGGCGATGCGCGGCTACCAGTCCGCCGCCACCCGGTTGGCCCTGCTGCGCGACGGGACGCTGCGCGGGTTGGACCGTAAGCCCGCCGACCAGGAACGGACCGCACGGGAGGAGCGGGAGTTGCTGGACACCATCAGCGCGTACCGGTCGTTCTTCGTCGGTCGGGACCCGCAGGCCCCGACGGGGGTCTGGGACGGCAGCCGCTACCACCTGCGCTTCCCGGACGGTACGCAGCGTTCGGTGGATGCGCCGGACGAGCCGGTGGTGCCGATTCCGGTGGTGCTGGCCCCTGCTCCGCCTCCGGTGGGATACGCCCCGCCCGGCTGGCCCGGCCTGCGCCCTGCGGCGCCGTGGCCGCCGGGTCATCCCTGA